The following coding sequences lie in one Anguilla rostrata isolate EN2019 chromosome 8, ASM1855537v3, whole genome shotgun sequence genomic window:
- the nudcd1 gene encoding nudC domain-containing protein 1 isoform X2, which yields MRAFGMYNYLQIDPWYDDSVYFMDCMGRVLNLSVTLDTALGKPREVYCMLSDQNRSENRLCASLSLTSATWAALSDGMGRLYLLHTGKRGEGAVSRWELMFCEDMGEPFIIVHSLSHLHDAAHSVELALLRIQREQSADSGSGFFVSLEWLTISNSKDHGEGKKYEVSRRRLLQGKCVPHYAAVEPQGLGLMVLSEKPFRLTQVDGEPVGQSAPEAMELEQKTDPIYVWQQTAEDITVTVHLPNEATKEDIQFKLSMDSLSVGVQGYTPLIDGHLHAPVDPTASTWNMKDDKILEVFLQKKNIGPMWPELVIRDRTEESVVNPSLDDVNAEDLIDDPEKDKPPCNVQELEDCDIFPEDSSSLMRFDGETMKPTHVVNLGSHQFLFAVDVSPSEMPCFCVRHDVDALVWQPRPTQPDNMWEHIATFNALGYVQASKRDKKFATCAPNFSYAALGECLRRVFIYRQPSPVDTVLFNRKQGKKVGQVAKQQVASLDSNDTVLGFRATNERLFVLTSRNLFVLRVNN from the exons ATGCGTGCATTTGGAATGTACAATTACCTGCAAATTGATCCCTGGTATGACGATAGCGTGTACTTCATGGACTGCATGGGCAGGGTGCTCAATCTCAGTGTAACATTG GACACAGCACTGGGGAAGCCTAGGGAGGTGTACTGTATGCTCTCAGACCAAAACCGGTCTGAGAATCGCCTGTGTGCTTCTCTCAGCCTCACCTCAGCTACCTGGGCTGCTCTCTCTGACGGAATGGGCAGGCTGTACCTGTTGCACACTGGAAAGAGGGGCGAGGGTGCCGTCAGCAGGTGGGAG CTTATGTTCTGTGAGGATATGGGAGAGCCCTTCATCATCGTCCACAGCCTCTCCCACCTCCACGATGCAGCCCATTCAGTGGAACTGGCCCTGCTGCGTATCCAGAGGGAACAATCAGCTGACAGCGGAAGTGGCTTCTTTGTTTCTCTGGAATGGCTCACAATCAGTAACTCAAAAGATCATG gtgaggggaaaaaatatgaagtGAGCAGGAGGAGGTTGTTGCAGGGGAAGTGTGTTCCTCATTATGCTGCTGTGGAGCCTCAGGGGCTTGGGCTGATGGTGCTGTCAGAAAAGCCCTTCAGATTGACACAGGTTGATGGGGAACCGGTGGGGCAGTCTGCACCAGAGGCCATGGAGCTGGAGcaaaaaacag ATCCCATCTATGTTTGGCAACAAACGGCTGAAGACATAACAGTGACAGTTCATCTGCCAAATGAGGCCACTAAGGAAGACATCCAGTTCAAGTTATCCATGGATAGCCTGTCTGTGGGGGTTCAGGGTTACACCCCTCTAATAGACGGCCACCTGCATGCTCCAGTGGATCCCACAGCCAGCACATGGAATATGAAAGATGACAAAAT CCTGGAAGTCTTTCTGCAGAAGAAGAACATAGGGCCCATGTGGCCAGAGCTGGTGATCAGGGATAGGACAGAGGAAAGTGTGGTGAACCCAAGCCTGGATGATGTCAATGCAGAAGACTTG atTGACGACCCAGAGAAAGATAAACCTCCATGCAATGTGCAAGAATTGGAAGACTGTGATATCTTCCCTGAGGACAGCTCAAGTCTGATGCGGTTTGATGGAGAGACAATGAAACCTACCCATGTG GTGAATTTGGGAAGTCACCAGTTTCTCTTTGCTGTTGACGTCAGTCCGTCTGAGATGCCCTGTTTCTGTGTACGCCATGATGTGGATGCCCTAGTGtggcagccccgccccacccagcCAGACAACATGTGGGAGCATATTGCCACCTTCAATGCCCTCG GATATGTCCAGGCATCAAAACGTGATAAGAAGTTTGCCACCTGTGCTCCTAACTTTTCCTACGCTGCACTGGGAGAGTGTCTGCGGAGGGTATTTATTTATCGGCAGCCATCTCCTGtggacactgtgctgttcaACAGGAAGCAAGGCAAGAAAGTGGGACAGGTTGCCAAGCAACAGGTTGCAAGTCTGGACTCCAACGATACAGTCCTGGGCTTCAGAGCCACCAATGAACGACTCTTTGTCTTGACCTCAAGAAACCTTTTTGTTTTGAGAGTAAATAATTAG
- the nudcd1 gene encoding nudC domain-containing protein 1 isoform X1, translating into MPGKLDTCHFIKVIMAASNSSLKINKKLLDPNFESYRLSLDPLPTYNVELDAAVAEVKLKDNQYTLDHMRAFGMYNYLQIDPWYDDSVYFMDCMGRVLNLSVTLDTALGKPREVYCMLSDQNRSENRLCASLSLTSATWAALSDGMGRLYLLHTGKRGEGAVSRWELMFCEDMGEPFIIVHSLSHLHDAAHSVELALLRIQREQSADSGSGFFVSLEWLTISNSKDHGEGKKYEVSRRRLLQGKCVPHYAAVEPQGLGLMVLSEKPFRLTQVDGEPVGQSAPEAMELEQKTDPIYVWQQTAEDITVTVHLPNEATKEDIQFKLSMDSLSVGVQGYTPLIDGHLHAPVDPTASTWNMKDDKILEVFLQKKNIGPMWPELVIRDRTEESVVNPSLDDVNAEDLIDDPEKDKPPCNVQELEDCDIFPEDSSSLMRFDGETMKPTHVVNLGSHQFLFAVDVSPSEMPCFCVRHDVDALVWQPRPTQPDNMWEHIATFNALGYVQASKRDKKFATCAPNFSYAALGECLRRVFIYRQPSPVDTVLFNRKQGKKVGQVAKQQVASLDSNDTVLGFRATNERLFVLTSRNLFVLRVNN; encoded by the exons ATGCCGGGAAAACTTGATACCTGCCATTTTATCAAAGTAATAATGGCTGCTTCAAATAGTTCCTTGAAGATTAACAAAAAATTGCTGGATCCAAACTTTGAAAGTTATCGGCTGTCTTTGGATCCTTTGCCAACGTATAACGTAGAGTTAGATGCTG CTGTGGCAGAAGTGAAACTGAAGGACAATCAGTACACATTGGATCATATGCGTGCATTTGGAATGTACAATTACCTGCAAATTGATCCCTGGTATGACGATAGCGTGTACTTCATGGACTGCATGGGCAGGGTGCTCAATCTCAGTGTAACATTG GACACAGCACTGGGGAAGCCTAGGGAGGTGTACTGTATGCTCTCAGACCAAAACCGGTCTGAGAATCGCCTGTGTGCTTCTCTCAGCCTCACCTCAGCTACCTGGGCTGCTCTCTCTGACGGAATGGGCAGGCTGTACCTGTTGCACACTGGAAAGAGGGGCGAGGGTGCCGTCAGCAGGTGGGAG CTTATGTTCTGTGAGGATATGGGAGAGCCCTTCATCATCGTCCACAGCCTCTCCCACCTCCACGATGCAGCCCATTCAGTGGAACTGGCCCTGCTGCGTATCCAGAGGGAACAATCAGCTGACAGCGGAAGTGGCTTCTTTGTTTCTCTGGAATGGCTCACAATCAGTAACTCAAAAGATCATG gtgaggggaaaaaatatgaagtGAGCAGGAGGAGGTTGTTGCAGGGGAAGTGTGTTCCTCATTATGCTGCTGTGGAGCCTCAGGGGCTTGGGCTGATGGTGCTGTCAGAAAAGCCCTTCAGATTGACACAGGTTGATGGGGAACCGGTGGGGCAGTCTGCACCAGAGGCCATGGAGCTGGAGcaaaaaacag ATCCCATCTATGTTTGGCAACAAACGGCTGAAGACATAACAGTGACAGTTCATCTGCCAAATGAGGCCACTAAGGAAGACATCCAGTTCAAGTTATCCATGGATAGCCTGTCTGTGGGGGTTCAGGGTTACACCCCTCTAATAGACGGCCACCTGCATGCTCCAGTGGATCCCACAGCCAGCACATGGAATATGAAAGATGACAAAAT CCTGGAAGTCTTTCTGCAGAAGAAGAACATAGGGCCCATGTGGCCAGAGCTGGTGATCAGGGATAGGACAGAGGAAAGTGTGGTGAACCCAAGCCTGGATGATGTCAATGCAGAAGACTTG atTGACGACCCAGAGAAAGATAAACCTCCATGCAATGTGCAAGAATTGGAAGACTGTGATATCTTCCCTGAGGACAGCTCAAGTCTGATGCGGTTTGATGGAGAGACAATGAAACCTACCCATGTG GTGAATTTGGGAAGTCACCAGTTTCTCTTTGCTGTTGACGTCAGTCCGTCTGAGATGCCCTGTTTCTGTGTACGCCATGATGTGGATGCCCTAGTGtggcagccccgccccacccagcCAGACAACATGTGGGAGCATATTGCCACCTTCAATGCCCTCG GATATGTCCAGGCATCAAAACGTGATAAGAAGTTTGCCACCTGTGCTCCTAACTTTTCCTACGCTGCACTGGGAGAGTGTCTGCGGAGGGTATTTATTTATCGGCAGCCATCTCCTGtggacactgtgctgttcaACAGGAAGCAAGGCAAGAAAGTGGGACAGGTTGCCAAGCAACAGGTTGCAAGTCTGGACTCCAACGATACAGTCCTGGGCTTCAGAGCCACCAATGAACGACTCTTTGTCTTGACCTCAAGAAACCTTTTTGTTTTGAGAGTAAATAATTAG